One Solanum stenotomum isolate F172 unplaced genomic scaffold, ASM1918654v1 scaffold32769, whole genome shotgun sequence DNA window includes the following coding sequences:
- the LOC125852171 gene encoding putative late blight resistance protein homolog R1B-17, which yields MAYAAVTSIMRTIHQSMELIGCDLQLFYEKLESLRAILEKSCNITGDHEGLTILEVEMIEVAYTTEAMVDSESRNVFLAQNLEERSRAMLELFFILEQALEYIDSAMKQWMATSDSMKDLKPQTCSLVSLPEHAFEQPENIMVGRENEFEMMLDQLARGGRELEVVSIVGMGGIGKTTLATKLYSDPYIMSRFDIRAKATVSQEYCVRNV from the coding sequence ATGGCTTATGCTGCTGTTACTTCCATTATGAGAACCATACACCAATCAATGGAACTTATTGGATGTGATTTGCAACTGTTTTATGAAAAGCTCGAATCTTTGAGAGCTATTCTGGAGAAATCCTGCAATATAACGGGCGATCATGAGGGGTTAACAATCTTGGAAGTTGAAATGATAGAGGTAGCATACACAACAGAAGCTATGGTTGACTCGGAATCAAGAAATGTTTTTTTAGCACAGAATTTGGAGGAAAGAAGCAGGGCTATGTTGGAGCTTTTTTTCATCTTGGAACAAGCACTAGAATACATTGATTCCGCCATGAAACAGTGGATGGCAACATCGGACAGCATGAAAGATCTAAAGCCACAAACTTGCTCACTTGTCAGTTTACCTGAACATGCTTTTGAGCAGCCCGAGAATATAATGGTTGGCCGTGaaaatgaatttgagatgaTGCTGGATCAACTTGCTAGAGGAGGAAGGGAACTAGAAGTTGTCTCAATCGTAGGGATGGGAGGTATCGGGAAAACAACTTTGGCTACAAAACTCTATAGTGATCCTTACATTATGTCTCGATTTGATATTCGTGCAAAAGCAACTGTTTCACAAGAGTATTGTGTGAGAAATGTA